The Ferrimonas balearica DSM 9799 genome includes the window TCAGCGTGATGCCGACGGCTTATGGGGATTCGTCGGCCTCAAAGGCATCCACCGGCGCTTCAAAGGCGATCACCAGTATGCAGGGCTCGCTGCTGACGCACTGACCGTGGTGAACCGCTTTGGCCGGGCCATAGGCGTACATGCCGGTTTTCAGCGTGGCAGGCTGCTGACCCTGGTAGGTCAAACTCATCTCGCCGGACACCAGCACCATTCGTTCTGCCGAGGTGTGCCAGTGTGCGGGGAAGGCATAGCCGCCGGGGATCTTAAACAGGATGTCTGCGTTGGGCTTGGCGGGATCGCCATGGATCACGGCCAGTTCGCAACCGTCGGGGAAGAAAGCGGGACAGGGGCCCCACTGCACCACGCTGTCGTCTGGCGACACGGAAAGGGCCAACTCATTGGCCCGGACCGGCGGAGGAGTCAGCAGCACCAGCGCCAGTGCCAGAGAGGTGGTCATCAGTGGCTTCATCGTGCGCTCCTTTGGATGGGTTTCTGAGTGAGAACCACTGTTAGTTATAGCCCTATCGGGCCTCAGGCGGGGCAGGGTGTCATTTGCCCGCATCCGGGGCGGTGATAGAATGGCGCTCGCTTTGGCGCAGTGATGACGCCGCTAAGCCCATTAACGGGGACGCTCCATTATCGCGATACGATAACGAGGGCGTTCCGTCCCGCCAGTGCCCGTCTGGCGCCGCTGTGATACTGTCTTCTGCTATGACCACACTGACACCCCGACAACAAGCCGCGCTGGAGCAGATGGGCATTCGCCCGGTTGCCCTGCGCCGCCCGAAAGTGCCTCTGGCCCTGATCCATCCGGCTGACATGGCGTTGGAGCAAACCCAGCTGGCGCGGGACCTCTTGCTGCTGTTGGAACAATCCCTTGAGCAGTGCCCGGTGGCTCACAGCGAAAATGAGATGCCGGCGCATCGCTACTGGGTGATGGGCACCCCACGTCCGGGCAGCGCAACCCACCTCTTTACTCCCCGGCTGGATAAGCCCCTCAGTGTCGACGACAAGCGTCGCATCTGGCGGAGCCTGCAACGATGGCTGTGACCTTTGTTGATGCGGCTCAGGCACCGTTTGAGGCGTTGTGGACGATAGAGCAGGGTGCCCACGCCATGCCCTGGAGCGAATCGCTGCTCCGTT containing:
- a CDS encoding cupin domain-containing protein, with translation MKPLMTTSLALALVLLTPPPVRANELALSVSPDDSVVQWGPCPAFFPDGCELAVIHGDPAKPNADILFKIPGGYAFPAHWHTSAERMVLVSGEMSLTYQGQQPATLKTGMYAYGPAKAVHHGQCVSSEPCILVIAFEAPVDAFEADESP